From Qipengyuania psychrotolerans:
GGCGGCATTGAATGCAAGTCGATCAGTATTGAGTAGCCCCATGCATCTCGGAGCCTTTCCAATTCCGATGCCAGCTTCTGATGATAGGGGCGATGGATCCCGTCGATCCGGGCCTCAAGCCGAGAGCGCTTCAATGGTTTCTGCCATAATTCACCCACTCCTGCGAGCCTGCGCGGGATAAGGCCCAGCCCAGTGCGCGCCCGGCGAGTGACTGATGAGGCTCGCGAATTCGATTGGGATCCGCCAACGATCATGCCCCAGTCGATGTCGTCTTCCGACCGGTTCAGATCCAGCATCGCTCTGGGGGCATTGGCCACAAGCAGGCTCGCTCCGATCTGCGAAGAGATCGCTTCCGCGATCTGTTCCACGTAGCGATCCTCTAACCTCCGCTCGAATATGCGCGGATATCTCGCTTCTTCGAGCACATTGCTTGGATAGGAACGTCCCGCATGAGGGGATGCGACGAGGATCGGCACCCGCGGTTCTACGAGCGATCGATGATAGAACGCCGGGTGCCCTAAGCCTTCAATGTAGCCGCCGGTTTCAAACTGCCAATCAGCTGCCGATTCGTTCAAGGGAGGCGCCATCTCGCGCATCTTGCGCGGAATAGCCGATCATGCAAGCAGAGCGGCGCCTCCTGTTCGCTCGACTAGGCTATGGTGAACATATCTGCTGTATTGAGACTATCTACCGGCTTCGCATCACCAAGCATGCCGTTGGCTGCTGGGATATCCGAAACCGTTCCAACGAAAAAGTCGCTCGCAGTGAGTTCGGTGCCCGGCGTGACCTTAGCGAAGATCTTCTTGCTCGCGCCGCCAGAACCGTCTTCATCGTAGTAGATATTCCCTGTGGCCTGGTCGTAGATAATGCGATCGGTTGAGTCTCGCGCACTTGTCCCGACAACGAAAGCCGAGGCGGCGAGCTGACCGCCCGAAATCGCGGCAAAGGCTTCAGGATCAAGCAGAATCCCGTCATCGCCGTTTCCGAAATCGAGAATTTCGTCGACGTGATTGGAGCCCTTAATATCGAAAAAGAACCAGTCTCCCCCAGCGCCGCCGGTAAGCTGATCATTCCCATTATTGCCATTCAGGACATCCTGATCATTGCCGCCGAACAACTGATCAATACCAAATCCGCCTTCGAGGATATCATCACCAGATCCACCCCGGATGACGTCGCTTCCGTCACTTCCTTTCAGCGTGTCATCCCCGTCGTCACCGTCGATGACATCGTTCCCATCGCCGCCGAACACGATATCATTGCCGTCATCACCTGAGATAATATCGCCGCTGTGACCGCCATAAAGCATGTCATCACCCACACCGCCGTGAAGCGTATCGCTACCACCGCCACCAAAAAGACGGTCAGGACCTTGCTGGCCAAATAACTCGTCGGCATCGCTTCCGCCGGCGAGGCGGTCATTGTTGAATCCGCCATAAAGGACGTCTTGCCCGCCACCGCCATCAATCCGGTCTGAACCAGCACCGCCGATCAGCGTATCGGCCCCACCTCCTCCGTAGATCCAATCATTTCCGTCGCGTCCATCGACGACGTCATTACCGCCACCCGCTCGAATCAAATTGCCGACATTATTGCCATTGATGACGTCGCTGCCGATTCCGCTGATAGTGTTTTCTATCACGGTGCCGCGACCGATCATGACGTTTCCAACCCGACCGCCGATATTCATGAAGACCTCGGCATTCAGATCGATCAATTGATCGGCACTGAATCCGCTGTAGTCCAATGTATCGTTTCCGGCGCTGTCCACGATCGTATAAGCAGTGTTATTGAACAGTGAGGCATCATGAATGTCGCGGTTCGAGGTACTGTTGAAACCGTAGGTCGTGTCCCCTGTACGTGTGGTCGTCGAAGCGCCGTAAAGCCTCAACACTGCGACCACATCGCCGTTCATCGGGCTGGTAACCGGCGCGTAATTGAAACCTAGTTCCTGAAAATAGAAATTCTCCGTCTGGCTGAAGTACGACATGACAGTCGTCGACCAGGCATCGTTGGCGTAAAGCGCATCGACAGAATAATCGGCCGAACCGTTGTAATTCCCGCCATGTCCCAATCCCAGCGCATGCCCGATTTCATGCACATATGTCTGGAAGGAATAGCTGCTAAGCGTGGTGCCGTACGTTGCGACCCAGTTGGCGGAAACATTGACCGTGGACCCTGTGATGGTCGAGCCGAAACGCGAAGACGATGCAAATGCCCCGTCTTCGGTATCCTGAAAGGTAATTTCGCCGGAGCCTGGGCTCGAGACAAAGTTGATGCCCGTGATATCAGACCAAAGCGCCATTGCCTCGATTGCGAGATACCGCGCGTCGGCCGGTAAAGCGCTGATGTCGTAGGTGATCTGACCGTCAGTGATGTCGTACGAACGAGCAGTCCCGCCCCAATAACCCTCGGTTAGCTGATCAGCAATCTGGTCGTAGTCGTATACCGGGAGAGGAACAGTCTCGGTGACTTCCAGCGTGTACTGACCCGTGTACTGGTTGGCGTAACTATCGACCTCGATATAATATGTGCCATCGGCAACAGCCTCAAATCGCAGTAGCGAGTTGTATCCGGCACCGCCGTCATCATTCAACGAAACCAAAACGCCGTTGGCATCATACAGCCTGAGATATGTATCCAAGACCGGATTGTCGCCAGAGCCAAAAAGCGAAATCGTAATTTCGTCGCCGGCCGACAGCTCGATCCTGATCCAGTCAGTATCACCAACGGTTTCGAGCTCGCTGGTGACTGATTCGCCGATTGCTATAGTGACCGCTGTCGTTGAATCACCGGCAATGTCGCCAGGCGGTACAACGATCGGGGTGGTCGAGCTCGTCGTCGACCCATTGGATACGGAGCCGCCCTGATCGTGCTTGTGGTCGTCATCGTTGCAATCATGATGCGAATGTGCGGAGAACGCTAAGGCGTAGCGGGCGCCATTCTCTTGTTCAGTCAAGCCAAGATTCATAGCACCGAATTCATCGAAAAAATTGCGCATCGTGCGACCTCCCTAAGCGCCGCACTTGATCCAAAGTACGGCAGCAAACCAACTTGGGCATCGCCCTATAGAAGAAGGCGTCCCAATCCGTTCAGCAACAAGGTAACCAAGTTGTGAAGAAAAGCGAAGCCCTAAGGCGATCGCAATCTTCCGCGGACTGTACTTTTAACTAATTGTTCGGGCTTGATATTGCCTGAACGCACCCGGTCTTTTCCAGTGGAACGCATCCGGTTCTGCCCAGTGAAAGGTGTGCGGGTCACTCTGTTCCATTTTCGAACGCGATGGAGAATGGAAATGGTAAATCGGAAATCCTTTCTTAAACAGCGTCTACTAGGAGCAGCGCATGAACCATTCCACTTCCGCCCAGATACTTCTTGCTGAAGATGATGAAGCGATGCGCGTGTACCTTGAGCGCGCTCTGCTCAAGGCCGGCTACAGCGTCGATTCAGTCGACCGCGGCACCGCTGCGATCCCCTATCTGGAGGACGGCGATTATGACCTGCTCCTGTCGGATATCGTCATGCCTGAAATGGATGGCATCGAATTGGCCCAGCGCTGCAACGAAATCAGTCCGCATACGAAAGTGATGTTCATCACCGGTTTCGCCGCCGTTACCCTCAAGGCGAGCCGCGAACAGCCGCACGCCAAAGTCCTTTCCAAGCCATTCCACCTGCGCGATCTCGTGATGGAAGTTGAGCGCGTTCTGGAAGACAAGATCAGCGCGCAGATTTAATTTTATTTCACACTTGCACGCTCTTGGGCCTCCGGCTAAACGGCGCGCCTGCCGACCAGTTCGGCTTGTTCGATGTGTGGGCGTATAGCTCAGTGGTAGAGCACTATGTTGACATCGTAGGGGTCCCAAGTTCGAACCTTGGTACGCCCACCATCGAAGCAGTCATGAAACTTCCCGCAGGGATCCTGGCGGAATGACTGAATGCGTTGCGCCAATCCCACGCATTGGCACAATAATCACGCGAATGATTGTGAAGATGTTCTTTCCTGCTAATGCGTGTTTGTGCAAACGGGCTCGTAGCGGGATCATGCTATTTCCGGCTTCCGCCAACTACAATGCGCAGATGCATGGGCGTCTGCCAAATTCCGGGTAAATTTCATCCGATGAAAAACCAAGCGAGAGAAACTCCGAGTTCATCACGGGTTTCGACGGAAGAAGGTGGTTCGGTCGCTAAACCTTTTGATCTTTTGGCTGCGGAATTTCAGAAAAATGCGCAAGCTAAGCGTCTATTCCGCAGCAGGGTAAAGATTGCCCTTGTCGCCGGCGACCTCACCATCCTGCTTGCGTCAATTTACGGATGGTCGCTGGGATACATCCCGGAACGGCTAGCCACATCCACGGCCGGGCTGCTTGCGATGGCCGTGATCCCGATCTATTTTTTCGTCGCCTATAATCAACGCGCATATCGGATTGCCGACAATACCCGCCCCGGCGTGCCAATATTTGCGGCACTATCGGGATTGCTGGCGTCAGTCGGCGGGGTTGTGCTGATGATCTTTCTGACCAAGACGACTGACATATCGCGTGTCGTCACAGTCGCATCGACGGCCACTTCGGCCATCGGGATATGCACTTTTCGAGCCTATGTTTCCTATATTGTTGGCCGCAATCTACCGTCAGGACAGTTTTCGACGCTGTGTATCTACGACGGTTTGCCGTTGAAGAGGGCGACACATGCCACCCAAATCGATGCTCAGGCATATGGCTTGTCAGCGAATGCTTCAGATCCCGAAATGATCGCCAAACTTGCTCAAATTACCAAGGATTTCGATCACCTTCTGGTTCACTGCCCGCCCAACAAAAGGCAGAAGTGGATTTCGGTCATGCGCTCTCTCAGCATACCGAGTGAGATCTTGCTGCCTGAACTCAACGACATCAATCCAATAGGTCTACGTATCCGTAATGCCGGCGTCAGCGGGATCATAACGGGAGGACCGCTGCAACTGCATGAACGCCTGCTAAAAAGGGCATTCGACCTGACAATCGTTGTGCTTGCCTTGCCATTTCTGCTGGTGCTAATCTTTGCCATCGGTATTGCCATCAAGCTCGATTCCAAGGGTCCAGTCTTGTTTTTCCAAGACAGGATCGGACGAGACAATCGGCCATTCCGGATCATTAAACTACGCACCATGCGTGTTGAGCAGTCCGACGCCCATGGCGCTCAATCGACGCAGCGTGACGATCCGCGAACCACCAAGTTGGGTGAGTTTCTTCGACGCACGAGCCTAGATGAAATACCCCAATTACTTAATGTGCTGCTCGGCGACATGAGCTTGGTAGGCCCTCGCCCCCACGCGAAGCTATCGAGAGCCGGTGAACGCCTGTTCTGGGAAGTCGATAGTGCCTATTGGCAACGGCACAGCGTGAAACCTGGGATCACAGGCCTCGCCCAAGTCAGAGGGCATCGAGGCAATACATTTCGTGAGGAGCACCTTCGAGCGCGGCTTGGTGCGGATCTGGAATATGTTGCAAACTGGTCCTTGCTCAATGATATCAAAATCATTCTGCGAACGTTCCGAGTTTTGGCGCACGACAACGCATTCTAACGATCAGGCCCGCCTTCCGATCAAAGGCTTCAGTTATCCGAGCTGTCTTCAGCCCTCGCCTTGTCTAGGATGATAAGGCTGGTCGGTGGGTGGCCCCCGCCTTGCCTGGGATGACAAAGTTGGTCGGTGGCTGAGAGCTAGTGGCCCCCGCCTTCGTTTAGCACCGGCGTAATCCATAGCCATGTCTGTTCAATTACGGGATCGCTACCTCTGCATCGGGAGTGACCCACATACAAAAAAGGCCGGAGTCGAATGATCGACCCCGGCCTTTTAATTTCAGCGTAAGCGAAGCTTACGGGCTCAGCGGCTCGTCGTCGTCGCCGTCAGCAGCAACGATGATGCCAGCGATCACTGCAGCTGCAGCGAGCACAGCGATGATAACCGACGAACCACCACCAAGAGCGGCGGTGTCTTTGCTGGTTGCGCTAGCGCGCTCAACCGAAACGGCGTCAGCAGCCTGAGCTGCAACTGGCGAGAGCGCCAGAGCAGCTGCGGATGCAGCGAGAATGGAATTCTTTAGTTTCATTAGTAACCTCCAAGAGATAATTTTGGCAGAACTCATTTTGATAAAGGGTTTCACGCCCTTTCAACTTCGAGGTATGGGTTTTCCCAATGGAAATCAAGCCCTTTGTGGAAATGAACACACCTCAATCCGACTTGTTATTGGCACCCTCTAGCTTTCGAAATGGTTAAAAACGAGTTGTCCGATGCAATTCGAAATGACCGGAAACTGTGCTGAAATGAAAGGCCGCTGAAAGAATAGACCCTTCAACTCCCCCAAAGATTTGGATTTTCAAGGGGCGAGGTGTGCGGTCTGAATTCTCATGTTAACGCGGCTGCGGCCATTATCGACTTTCGCAATCAAAGTCAGAGTGGCAAAACTGCAACTGGACGGATCAATCGTCCCACTAGCCACAAGATCGCCCTCCAGGAGTATGGCTTGGCCAATGATGCTTCTAGATTCATCGGCGCAAATCAATCTGGCTTCAAGGCGCCCACCGACTTCGAGTGGCTCTGCCAATTTCACCACCAGTTGCCGATTGTCCGCCTTGCGAAGGAGACGTTGAGCGACCGGCCCGAAGGATCCGGGTTCAGCGTCGACGGAGAGAACGTCGCCGTCGCGCTCTACCAAAGTGACGTATTTTCCTGTCGAAGTAAGTTCCCAGCCAAAGGGATCGCTTGTCTTTGCTGATTCAAAGCCGTCACTGTGGTTCGCGGCGGTCGCGACGGCTACCCCAGAATTGTCTGCGAGCAGGAACAACGCCTCATATAAGCCCGCATCCTTAAGTCCCCGAAAAATCGATTCTCGATATTCCTCGTCGAGAGACTTCAGATAACCCTCGTCCTGTCCAAAAAATGCCTCTGCATTCAATAGTGCTACTGGATTTTTCGCGAACTCCGCCCAGAATTCAGGGAGCCAGATGGGTTCGTTCGACAGCAAATCTCGAATTGCGTTCCGACCTTCTGGGAAGGCGAGCAAGTTGACGAACGATGGCATTGCGGTGGTGCGAATTTCACGATTGGTTCTGAGGGTTTGGTCAAAGACTGTGAGCATAGGCGCGATCTCGCCCAACTCTCCATAGTATTGAACCAACCACATATTTGCGATCGCATCACGGCGATTAAGCTCAACGAGTCTCTTTACGATCTCAAATGCCTGAGCTTGATCATCGAACGCGATTTCTCCGGTCGCCAGAGTCCTCGCCAGACCAATGTCGAGCGGTTTCACCTCATACACACTCTTGGCGGCTTCCAGCGTAGCGCTCGCTGTAGGGCTCGCCTCCCGGCCAGCTTTGATGTCTGTGGCAAGATTTTCGCGGAATTGTGCGTCAACCAATCGCGACCTGGTTTCGGCATTGAGGCCCGATTCAAGCGTTTCGGTGAAGGCCAGCGGCTTTATGCCGTTCTCAGATCCAGCGTGGATAACCGCAGCCGCGGCTCCGCTCAAAGCGAGCGGGACCAATGCAATACGCAGCCAAAATGGAAGCAATCGATTCCGTCCCGACCGCGCCTGTTGATCAGTCTCCGGAGCTAGATTGTCCATATCCGTAGCCATATCCGTATTCTGAACCATAACCGTAATCGAGATTGCGATCGTCTGCCTTCGTCACGACTGCACCGACAACATTACTGCCAGTTCCTCGCAGGCGGCTGATCGCCCCAACAATCTGGCGCAATCCAGCACGGTTAGCCTCGATGACAAAAGCAACACCTTCAACTTGCGCGCCTAGAACAGGCGAATCCGCGATACCTAGGACCGGAGGCGCGTCGATCACGACGTGGTCGAAATCCTGCAGCAGGCTTTCCAGCAACTGCGCCACTCGAGGGCCAGAAATCAATTCGCCCGGATTTGGCGGCATCGGTCCGGTTGTCAGGACGGATAGGCCTGGCTGGAACTCATTATGGACCAGCGATCGGATATCGTCCGAACCTGTGAGGAAGTTAACTGCGCCAAAATCATTTGCGATTTCAAGTCTCTTGCCGACCGACGGGTTGCGAAGATCAAGATCGACCAAGACTGTCTTGCGGCCATTGCGTGCCATTCGGCTTGCGATGGCGTAAGATGTAGCGGTCTTCCCTTCGCTGGGAACCGTGCTTGAGGTCATCAGCGTGCGCGGGAATCCATGTGAAGTGGACATGTCCAACATAATGCCGACCGACAGATATGCCTCGGACATTGCGGACTTCGGATCGGTAAGCTCCTCGTAAAGATCGACATCTTCGATCCTCGGAATGACGCCGAGCAAGGACAGGCCAAGCTTGCCCTTTACATCGCTCGGATCCCTTAGGCTGCGATCCATCTCTTCCCTGGCGAACAGAACCGCACCCGCAATTCCCAAACCAAGCAACAGACCGATAGCCAGATTAAGTGCGAGATTTGGACTGGATGGCTCAATCGGGATCCGAGGAGCGTCAATGAGTTGGGCATTACTTGCGGCTACGCCGGCGACACCGATCTCTTTGTAACGCTGCAAGAGACTGTTGTAGAGCTCACGATTGGTATCAACTTCCCGC
This genomic window contains:
- a CDS encoding N-formylglutamate amidohydrolase, yielding MREMAPPLNESAADWQFETGGYIEGLGHPAFYHRSLVEPRVPILVASPHAGRSYPSNVLEEARYPRIFERRLEDRYVEQIAEAISSQIGASLLVANAPRAMLDLNRSEDDIDWGMIVGGSQSNSRASSVTRRARTGLGLIPRRLAGVGELWQKPLKRSRLEARIDGIHRPYHQKLASELERLRDAWGYSILIDLHSMPPLARADQATVAIDFVVGDRFGTSCDSKLSYRITSNLRSNGRGVSQNRPYSGCYTLDRHGRPRRNIHAVQIEVCRTTYLDADLDRPTSRRENVSKLISGAILSGLSCLSDVGIAAE
- a CDS encoding M10 family metallopeptidase C-terminal domain-containing protein, whose amino-acid sequence is MRNFFDEFGAMNLGLTEQENGARYALAFSAHSHHDCNDDDHKHDQGGSVSNGSTTSSTTPIVVPPGDIAGDSTTAVTIAIGESVTSELETVGDTDWIRIELSAGDEITISLFGSGDNPVLDTYLRLYDANGVLVSLNDDGGAGYNSLLRFEAVADGTYYIEVDSYANQYTGQYTLEVTETVPLPVYDYDQIADQLTEGYWGGTARSYDITDGQITYDISALPADARYLAIEAMALWSDITGINFVSSPGSGEITFQDTEDGAFASSSRFGSTITGSTVNVSANWVATYGTTLSSYSFQTYVHEIGHALGLGHGGNYNGSADYSVDALYANDAWSTTVMSYFSQTENFYFQELGFNYAPVTSPMNGDVVAVLRLYGASTTTRTGDTTYGFNSTSNRDIHDASLFNNTAYTIVDSAGNDTLDYSGFSADQLIDLNAEVFMNIGGRVGNVMIGRGTVIENTISGIGSDVINGNNVGNLIRAGGGNDVVDGRDGNDWIYGGGGADTLIGGAGSDRIDGGGGQDVLYGGFNNDRLAGGSDADELFGQQGPDRLFGGGGSDTLHGGVGDDMLYGGHSGDIISGDDGNDIVFGGDGNDVIDGDDGDDTLKGSDGSDVIRGGSGDDILEGGFGIDQLFGGNDQDVLNGNNGNDQLTGGAGGDWFFFDIKGSNHVDEILDFGNGDDGILLDPEAFAAISGGQLAASAFVVGTSARDSTDRIIYDQATGNIYYDEDGSGGASKKIFAKVTPGTELTASDFFVGTVSDIPAANGMLGDAKPVDSLNTADMFTIA
- the cpdR gene encoding cell cycle two-component system response regulator CpdR; the protein is MNHSTSAQILLAEDDEAMRVYLERALLKAGYSVDSVDRGTAAIPYLEDGDYDLLLSDIVMPEMDGIELAQRCNEISPHTKVMFITGFAAVTLKASREQPHAKVLSKPFHLRDLVMEVERVLEDKISAQI
- a CDS encoding sugar transferase, which gives rise to MGVCQIPGKFHPMKNQARETPSSSRVSTEEGGSVAKPFDLLAAEFQKNAQAKRLFRSRVKIALVAGDLTILLASIYGWSLGYIPERLATSTAGLLAMAVIPIYFFVAYNQRAYRIADNTRPGVPIFAALSGLLASVGGVVLMIFLTKTTDISRVVTVASTATSAIGICTFRAYVSYIVGRNLPSGQFSTLCIYDGLPLKRATHATQIDAQAYGLSANASDPEMIAKLAQITKDFDHLLVHCPPNKRQKWISVMRSLSIPSEILLPELNDINPIGLRIRNAGVSGIITGGPLQLHERLLKRAFDLTIVVLALPFLLVLIFAIGIAIKLDSKGPVLFFQDRIGRDNRPFRIIKLRTMRVEQSDAHGAQSTQRDDPRTTKLGEFLRRTSLDEIPQLLNVLLGDMSLVGPRPHAKLSRAGERLFWEVDSAYWQRHSVKPGITGLAQVRGHRGNTFREEHLRARLGADLEYVANWSLLNDIKIILRTFRVLAHDNAF